The Arachis hypogaea cultivar Tifrunner chromosome 19, arahy.Tifrunner.gnm2.J5K5, whole genome shotgun sequence genome has a window encoding:
- the LOC112777572 gene encoding F-box protein SKIP19, giving the protein MEYRSILARPAKKINWLDLPHDLTLMIIGKLTTFQILTSVQFVCRIWHRICMDPLMWRTINMCDIGMRDSVDYKLGEMCRHAIDRSCGLLIDITIHSFGTDDLLSYIINSGCHKLRHLRFVRSYRISDKGLCEMAEKLPLLEELDITPCPDVSSIALEAIGRGCPLLKSFKFNDNNGFVCGGNEEAFAIAQNMSNLRHLQLVGNPLDNSGLSAILNGCSHLESLDLRNCYNVELEGILRTRCDEQLKDFRDPDAPLDFQFWGRCYDTAYQDALYEYLREKRVKKQEAERAEKEKRYTEAENLDEANWEEIYAIWECIKNPRLLYKGLILGSSRGKKNNAKIKWKKKHGRKKCKINNQKSIYYEMEDAHELLQSNVFFL; this is encoded by the exons ATGGAGTACCGATCCATTCTTGCAAGGCCTGCCAAGAAAATAAACTGGTTGGATCTTCCGCATGACCTCACTTTGATGATCATTGGAAAACTTACCACATTTCAGATCTTAACCAGTGTTCAGTTCGTGTGCCGCATATGGCACCGCATCTGCATGGATCCGCTCATGTGGCGCACCATCAACATGTGCGATATTGGTATGCGCGATTCAGTGGACTATAAATTGGGGGAGATGTGCCGCCATGCAATTGATCGTAGTTGTGGCCTGTTGATAGACATAACTATCCATTCCTTTGGTACCGATGATCTCCTCAGCTATATAATTAACTC GGGATGTCATAAATTGCGACACTTGCGATTTGTTCGAAGCTATCGAATTTCAGACAAAGGATTATGTGAGATGGCTGAAAAGCTTCCATTGTTGGAGGAACTTGATATTACCCCTTGTCCCGATGTATCTAGTATTGCTTTAGAAGCAATTGGCCGAGGTTGTCCTCTTCTGAAATCATTCAAATTTAACGACAATAATGGTTTTGTTTGTGGCGGTAACGAAGAAGCATTTGCTATTGCACAAAATATGTCCAACTTACGCCATCTTCAACTTGTTGGAAACCCCCTCGACAACAGTGGCTTGAGCGCCATTCTTAATGGTTGTTCTCATCTTGAATCTCTGGATTTACGCAACTGTTACAATGTCGAGTTGGAGGGGATATTGAGGACAAGATGTGATGAACAATTAAAAGATTTTAGAGATCCAGATGCTCCCCTTGACTTTCAATTTTGGGGACGATGCTATGACACTGCATACCAGGATGCATTATACGAGTATCTACGCGAGAAGAGGGTTAAAAAACAAGAAGCTGAGAGAGCcgagaaagaaaaaagatatacAGAGGCAGAAAATTTGGATGAAGCAAATTGGGAGGAAATATATGCTATATGGGAATGTATTAAAAATCCAAGATTACTGTATAAAGGATTAATTTTAGGATCAAGTAGGGGAAAGAAGAATAATGCTAAAATCAAATGGAAGAAGAAACATGGAAGAAAGAAATGcaaaattaataaccaaaaaAGCATATATTATGAAATGGAAGATGCACATGAATTATTGCAGTCTAatgttttctttctttaa